From a single Arachis hypogaea cultivar Tifrunner chromosome 3, arahy.Tifrunner.gnm2.J5K5, whole genome shotgun sequence genomic region:
- the LOC112790211 gene encoding probable lactoylglutathione lyase, chloroplastic translates to MACSIRPTLSSFRFSTVASRSLSRPFLRLPSITTRALGESNRLRATGMVRRDGNFMRVMASQASTAASPENTLEWVKQDKRRMLHVVYRVGDLDRTIKFYTECLGMKLLRKRDIPEERYTNAFLGYGPEDSHFVIELTYNYGVDKYDIGAGFGHFGIAVDDVAKTVELIRAKGGKITREPGPVKGGSTVIAFIEDPDGYKFELLERGPTPEPLCQVMLRVGDLKRSIEFYEKAFGMELLRTRDNPEYKYTIAMMGYGPEDKSTVLELTYNYGVKEYDKGNAYAQIAIGTDDVYKTAEAVKLAGGKITREPGPLPGINTKITACLDPDGWKTVFVDNVDFLKELE, encoded by the exons ATGGCTTGTTCGATTCGTCCCACTCTCTCTTCGTTTCGCTTTTCAACCGTTGCTTCTCGTTCTCTCTCCCGCCCCTTCCTCCGCCTTCCCTCTATCACTACCA GAGCATTAGGTGAATCCAATAGATTGAGAGCAACGGGGATGGTGAGGCGAGATGGGAATTTCATGAGAGTGATGGCTTCCCAAGCAAGCACCGCTGCTTCCCCCGAGAACACACTCGAATGGGTCAAGCAAGATAAGCGAAGGATGCTTCATGTTGTCTACCGTGTTGGCGATTTGGACAGGACTATCAA GTTTTATACAGAGTGCCTGGGAATGAAGCTCCTCAGGAAGCGTGACATACCTGAGGAGAGATATACTAATGCCTTTCTTGGATATGGCCCCGAAGATTCGCACTTTGTTATTGAACTCACTTACA ATTATGGAGTTGACAAGTATGACATTGGAGCTGGATTTGGACATTTCGGCATTGCTGTTGATGAT GTTGCAAAAACAGTGGAACTAATAAGAGCGAAGGGTGGCAAGATAACTAGAGAGCCTGGTCCTGTCAAGGGAGGCAGCACGGTCATTGCATTCATTGAAGATCCTGATGGCTACAAATTTGAACTTTTGGAGAGAGGCCCCACTCCTGAGCCCTTGTGCCAAGTGATGCTTCGAGTCGGTGATCTTAAGCGTTCCATAGAATTTTATGAGAAG GCTTTTGGTATGGAGCTCCTTCGCACTCGAGATAATCCAGAATACAAG TATACCATAGCAATGATGGGTTATGGTCCAGAAGATAAAAGTACTGTTCTGGAATTGACTTACAATTATGGAGTCAAAGAATATGATAAAGGAAATGCTTATGCTCAG ATAGCAATAGGCACAGATGATGTGTACAAAACTGCAGAAGCTGTTAAGTTAGCTGGAGGAAAGATTACTCGGGAACCTGGACCACTGCCTGGTATCAACACAAAAATTACAGCATGCTTGGATCCTGATGGTTGGAAGACG